The Planctomycetota bacterium genome contains a region encoding:
- a CDS encoding ATP-binding cassette domain-containing protein: MTAPLFDLDAVGLVRDGRAILDGVTWRVEQGDRWAILGPNGCGKSTLLRLALGRVWPTSGGVRRLGRTLVDLPAFWKRVGWIADTVAGQIPADEPAADTVLSGTVGQFGLRLLPGLEPTAADRDHAGVELARTGLAHLASRPFGVLSQGERQRVLVARAIAADPLCLVLDEPCAGMDPGARERFLGWLAGWLVERPADRPAPAILMVTHHAEEILPAFDHALLLRGGRVVARGATNAVVTREAFEALYDTRLERLDTVGGRRWPIWPGCG; encoded by the coding sequence ATGACCGCTCCGTTGTTCGATCTCGACGCCGTGGGGCTGGTGCGCGACGGTCGCGCGATCCTCGACGGCGTCACCTGGCGGGTCGAACAGGGAGATCGCTGGGCCATCCTCGGCCCCAACGGCTGCGGCAAGTCGACGCTCCTCCGCCTCGCGCTCGGCCGGGTGTGGCCCACGTCGGGTGGGGTCCGGCGCCTCGGCCGCACGCTCGTCGACCTGCCGGCATTCTGGAAGCGGGTCGGCTGGATCGCCGACACCGTGGCCGGTCAGATTCCCGCCGACGAGCCGGCCGCCGACACGGTGCTCTCGGGCACGGTCGGCCAGTTCGGCCTGCGCCTGCTCCCGGGCCTCGAGCCGACCGCCGCCGACCGCGACCACGCCGGTGTGGAACTGGCGCGCACCGGCCTGGCCCACCTGGCCAGCCGCCCGTTCGGCGTGCTCTCGCAGGGGGAGCGGCAGCGCGTCCTCGTCGCCCGGGCGATCGCCGCCGATCCGCTGTGCCTCGTCCTCGACGAGCCCTGTGCGGGAATGGATCCGGGGGCACGCGAACGGTTTCTCGGATGGCTCGCCGGATGGCTCGTCGAGCGCCCGGCCGACCGGCCAGCGCCGGCCATCCTCATGGTCACTCACCATGCCGAGGAGATCCTCCCGGCGTTCGATCACGCCCTCCTGCTCCGCGGCGGGCGCGTGGTCGCCCGCGGCGCGACCAACGCCGTCGTCACCCGCGAGGCCTTCGAAGCGCTCTACGACACGCGCCTCGAGCGCCTCGACACCGTCGGGGGGCGGCGCTGGCCGATCTGGCCGGGGTGCGGGTGA